The genomic region CAACCGCACCGGTCCCCTAACCGTTGTAAACGCCAGCTCAGCCCACCCCGCAAATGCCGCCATCGCGAAAAGACACAGGCAAatacctcaccctcctcacccttcTCCAGCAGCCCTTCTCCCGCGGCAGCATGCAcatctcctcttcctcccccttgcAACCCCCAGTGATAAACCCAAGTTAGctctcccaccccatcaacagGCATATAGTCCGCCTAGGCGCATTGCACCTCCAGAAGATCGCCTCCACTCCGCCGTTGTCGCATttgttggaaaaggggggcaaGGTGTTCCAACCGGGGCACCCAAGGGAGTGAGGCGGTAAATAGTGATGTGGTTGCTGTGGCTGAAAGGgcggggggggttgtgaagggggagtatgggtttggtggggggtAGTTGAGGAGGGTAGAGATGGGGGTAGGCTATGAATGCAAGTTTTGTTGAAACATTCATAACGTATTtgataagcgagcggatCGGACAAGCGAGTGGATCGATTTCCACTACCCTATTACAACCATCCTCAATTGCAAAACAACAGCACTATTAACCTACTACAATTACATCAGAAACAGCTGAATCAGACTCTTCTGCAACCTCCCGGCACGTACGGAtattatggccaggcttgccgcacacaccacagcaccgaaCCTTCGTACGACCCCCCCTacactaccgccatccggctgtatttcttccactgcctccccacctacgaccttctggtccagtagATCTTGTGCATCTTGCACAGTAAGTGATCCTCCAGGCTGCACACGTGTTCTTTTGGCTCTCCGGCGCTTGCTTAAGGCCTCGGTAGCCTTACGGAGTAAAGCATTCTCTACACGAAGGAGAGCTACCTAGTGCATTATAGCCGTTATACCCTTAATAAGCTAGTCTACtgtaattaatattaaaggcGGGAAGCTATTTTAATAGTTAGTAATACGTATCTTAATAAGCGTTAACTATAAGTTAGCTTCTCGAGGGttatatagtatttaaaAGACCCAAGGTTATGCAATACCGGGCTATAAGTTTAGAGGTATTAGCGTACGAAGCTTTACATTTAGCTTAGAAAGTACCCTCTCTATATCGTATAGCATAAGGCCAGCACCCGCAAAGCCACTCTATATATTCTTCTCTAGCTACCGTTTCACGAAGTTATATACCTAAAGCTTACCAATAAGGGTCGCGTCGCGTACACGTAATAGTTAGTTAGCTATATCTTCTACACCACTTAATCTTAATAAAAATACGCGTGCAGATAGATTAAGGATATACTAAACTATCGTTTGCTCCTTCAGATCCGTTAAATCACGTGAGTTGGCTGGAATATCGCGTCGTGTAGGCTTACTAGCGTGTCGGCGATAGAGGGTAGTATAAGGCACAGAATAGAGCCTTGCTGCAGCTTTAAGGCTTAGCTTAGGGTCATTTATAAGGACTTTAAGTACAAGAATAACTTTTGCTTCAACTGAATCGAAGACATCTTAGTATGGTGGAGGAAATTGATGTTGCAGGTAGAGAGCTGTATCGCGTGCGAAATCGATACACGCGCTTGTCCGatccgctcgcttatcaAATACATTATTGGATTCTGCTGTCTACCTGAGTCTAGAAGTTCATGTCTTTAGGTTAACCCCTGCTAATTAGAACGATACTCTGATGTCAGGTAGGTATCCAGAACTTGAGGCTCACAACTCGGACTCTGTGGGTGAGTGGCATCCTGCTTGTAGACGGCACAGTCGGCATGGGAGTTCCGACATGAGGGGCGTGTTCTCCCAAAGACACCTTACCTCGGTAGAAAGCCGAAAGTGGATTTATTGGATCATTCTGATAGGTGAAGGACTACTAAAATGGGACGCACAGCACCGTACGGGAACTAGGGACAAACAGGTTAGGCAGCAGTGGACGAGGCTCGATCACGACGTACCACCAAAACACGAAACCGAAAAATCACCGTCATACGGCCCCTGCATAAACTAGCCTGGCCAAATGGCGTGTTCCTTCTATACCTAGTTATATAAGGCCCCTTCCTTCGCCTTGTACTTCCCTCGTTTGTCCTCGtatccttcttcctcgtcaaccaCAAATAATCCTCTCAAAATGAAGTTCTcaaccctcctcgccatcagcAGTGCTGCTCTCGTCGCTGCCGCTGACGAAGGCAACGGAATCATTCTCCCCACTTCGATCGATGCGAATCAGTTTGTCTCGGAGGTCTACTCACcatcccccgtcccctccgAGGTATCGCCATTCATCACGCCGCTGGCCACAACGTGGTACAAGGTCCAGAGCTCCTTTATGCACGACCCCAGATACCCTTCCCTCACTTCGGATATCGTTTCGGCAATCACCCATGCCCCCGATGCCGAGGCTTCGCTGCAGGCTATGTTGACTGGTGGGGAGTGGAACTGGAACCAGGTGATGACTCAGTCGTGGTATGTTTCCCTGATGATGGAGTGATGTGTTTAGAAAAGAGTATGCTGACAGCGAGAATCTGATGGTAGGTACGACAATCATGTGCCGAAGGACTCGAAGGAATTTGTCTCGCAGTACCTCGAGGCCTGGGATaaggccgccgaggaggtgaCAAAAAGCGGCGCTGCCCCTCGGGGCATGGGCACGGGTATGGCCGTGGCTGTGGCAGGTGTAGCTGCTTTTGTCATCGCCGCTGTGTTGTAATGTAGACATCGTGACATTTTACGCAAGACGCGTGGCGAAACGCaatctttaatattaaataccAAAACATACCCTACAAAAGCaattccccccccccccccctcctcctctcttccaaTTAACCTACTCACCACAGTTCGGACAAACACGcaccccattcccatccGCAACCACCCCGTTCGTTGtggcctccccctccccagatATTGAAACCCCCTTATCAATCTCCTTCCCAACCTTGCCAAACCTCTCCCGCCAGAGACTGACCTTCtgctcctccgtctccttcCACGGATCCCGGTTAATCctctccacatccaccaccatacCCCCGACGTCTTCTTTCAGGACGAGTTTCCCCCTAGCTATGGGTTCGGTCTTTTTGATTTCTGTCAACAGACCCCTCGCGCTAGCTGCTGTTTGTtagcttcttctccctcctaCTCCTGATGGTGAGGTAAGAATGTAACAGGGAAATGGAAGAAATGGTAACTCACCATCAGGTGCGCGATCGTCACCCCATATAGATACTCTAAACTCCCTCCcggggttgaagaagaagtttgcgggaagggggtggtcagtggggaagggttggagTGCTGCTTCGTGGATGCCTTCGAGAGCGAGGATTGCCCCTTTTGtgacggcggtggagaaggggatgggCTGTTCGTTGTCGAGGGTTAGTTCGATGgggctggagaggaagatgttGGGGGATTTGGTGAGGATGTGGTCGATGTAGAGCTGGTGGGGAGTTtctgatggggaggaggtatggCTGGGAAGGCCGTAGAGGTAGAACGGGCAGAAGCCGAAGGGGTAGGTGTCGtcgtgggaggaggtgttcaAGGGGCGGtttttgaggatggagaggatggtcAGGGGGGTgcggaagaggatggtgcCACTGGATGAAGGGCGGTTAGCGGGAcgggaggggaaaagggaggggagagaagaggggcTTACTTGGACGAGGTGCTTAGATTTCCGACGAGGGTTGTGCTGGATGTCCTGGAGGAAAGTAAAGAGTCGAGGTCGATTTTGTCGGAGGTTTTGAGGATGATCTCATCGTCGCCTGTGTTGCCTTCCAACAGGCTGTACGTCCGCTGACCCTCTTCACTGGCAAACTCTGCCTCGAGAATGATTTGCTTGCGGTGCTTGGCGAGGTGGAACATGGGTCTGTAAGACAGGTAAACAGTCTTGGCCGTGGCACGGCCTCTGATCCAGAAGCTGTGATAATCTGGGCTGTCGTCGTTTCGTGCCTGGCATACTTTGACTTCCTTCTCGACAAGCTCTCGGAAGGTCTCGCCGAGCATGTTGATGAATCGGCCGTGGTCTCCGTCCATGGTTGCCAAGGGACTCATCACCACGTTACGAAGCACCATTAGCTTTTCGTGAGGGGTGCTGGTGTCAAGCCCGAGACGTCGTTTGAAGTTGGTGGCGCAGTCTCCGTAGTCCTTGTACTCAAACTCTGTGGAGGTCAAGTACAACGGAATGGAAGAAGGGTTGTCATCAGGATGGTCGACCGATAGACGACTGATGACACGCTCCATGAGGTAGTTTGCTTCTTCAACATCGGTGTTAAGGCAGCCATCTGGGTGGCGCCAGTTGAGAGCAAAggcgttgatgttgagatcCGAGCCAAGGGCGCGGAGAAGTGTGATGGTTTTGTCGGCCTGGTTTATGGTGATGCTGTCCTGGGCGATGATCTCGGTGTTTGACTTGTTGAGGATTTCTTCTCTGATCCTCTGCTTTTCTCGCTCGACCTCCCTCGGATCGGAAGAGGATTCTGAAGGCAATGCGTTGAAGGGAGTGCAGACGAACGAGTCTCTTGGGGTGGAGAGTGCGGCCCAGAGGGCCGAGAGCTGCCTGTTGTCAACCGGAGTACAATTGCGCCAAATCAGCACCCGAGGTAACTCACACGAGACGAGGTGAAGCATGCTTCTGCCAAAAGAGCGCCGTATCCCTTCTGATCAAGCCCTATGCACTTGTTAGACAGCCATGTCGAGACAGCTGATGCACCTGGCTTGCTGTGCTCATTGTCAGCTTGCTGTCAAGCTAGGAAAAGGACTGCCGTTGTCCCTTACCTTCCCTCCACACCATAAATTCCAATACTGGTGACTGCCCCTCGAGACAAGTACGGACTTGTCCATGTCACAAGATTCTTGATCCTCCCGTCTCGATACGTCAGTGCACCAGCAGGATAGGGGATGTACCCTGCCT from Podospora bellae-mahoneyi strain CBS 112042 chromosome 4, whole genome shotgun sequence harbors:
- a CDS encoding hypothetical protein (EggNog:ENOG503PI65), giving the protein MKFSTLLAISSAALVAAADEGNGIILPTSIDANQFVSEVYSPSPVPSEVSPFITPLATTWYKVQSSFMHDPRYPSLTSDIVSAITHAPDAEASLQAMLTGGEWNWNQVMTQSWYDNHVPKDSKEFVSQYLEAWDKAAEEVTKSGAAPRGMGTGMAVAVAGVAAFVIAAVL
- a CDS encoding hypothetical protein (COG:E; EggNog:ENOG503NXHR), with the translated sequence MTRPAKTKAIMPAEEAKDTTHEVISSYFIGPRAENLPQFRENITTILDELQLARKNYFEQDENDFTFIPLSIQTSPSFLASAARTKTAVQQTARLLGQHSIPFWSPRYQAHMCTDLSMPALLGYFMTMLYNPNNVAIEASPLSTVAEIEVGEQLCELFGFEEQDKAWGHVTCDGTVANIEALWVARNLKYYPLSVRKAMDDEDGPLRFISEEFKVRTCEGRSKLLKEMSLWEMMNLRVKTVLGIPGLLHEQFGITPEWLEEVMAEYNVQTVGKEALNRHFGVGEGMDGQFFVPSTKHYSWPKAAALVGLGSDNAVSVGVDHDARVDLDKLEKLLEERFARQQPVYSVVAVIGSTEEGAVDPLEKILAMRQRFQARGMSFMVHADAAWGGYFATMLPREGQDDADRDGGDDGLVPDLSLRVETQQSLFALRYCDSITVDPHKAGYIPYPAGALTYRDGRIKNLVTWTSPYLSRGAVTSIGIYGVEGSKPGASAVSTWLSNKCIGLDQKGYGALLAEACFTSSRLSALWAALSTPRDSFVCTPFNALPSESSSDPREVEREKQRIREEILNKSNTEIIAQDSITINQADKTITLLRALGSDLNINAFALNWRHPDGCLNTDVEEANYLMERVISRLSVDHPDDNPSSIPLYLTSTEFEYKDYGDCATNFKRRLGLDTSTPHEKLMVLRNVVMSPLATMDGDHGRFINMLGETFRELVEKEVKVCQARNDDSPDYHSFWIRGRATAKTVYLSYRPMFHLAKHRKQIILEAEFASEEGQRTYSLLEGNTGDDEIILKTSDKIDLDSLLSSRTSSTTLVGNLSTSSNGTILFRTPLTILSILKNRPLNTSSHDDTYPFGFCPFYLYGLPSHTSSPSETPHQLYIDHILTKSPNIFLSSPIELTLDNEQPIPFSTAVTKGAILALEGIHEAALQPFPTDHPLPANFFFNPGREFRVSIWGDDRAPDASARGLLTEIKKTEPIARGKLVLKEDVGGMVVDVERINRDPWKETEEQKVSLWRERFGKVGKEIDKGVSISGEGEATTNGVVADGNGVRVCPNCGE